tttAGGACATGGTCATCACACAATAACTGATCTgctcataaaaataacaaatgatCACTACAACCAGAATTTCCAGAAAAGTGAGTTCCATCTTAAAAACATTGCTTTTCTCAAAATGTTCCGCTTTTCCCTGTTTTTGCGTTTAAATAGCAACAAGAAGCTCCGTAAACTCCCGAACTACTTCATTATGAACTTGGCGGTGAGCGACTTCCTGATGGCTTTCACACAGTCGCCCATCTTCTTTGTCAATTGCCTCTACAAGGAATGGATGTTTGGAGACATTGgtgagtttgatttttattttgaaaagaaagtgTCAGAGAGGCATttatttagtcataatttatttttgttttttgttgtgtgttcTTTTATTGTAGGCTGTAAAGTCTATGCTTTCTGTGGTGCCCTTTTTGGCATTTCTTCCATGATAAACCTTCTGGCCATATCGATTGAACGGTATCTGGCCATCACCAGACCACTGCAGACCATGCAGTGGGGTTCAAAACGGAGAACGATTTTTGCCATCTTTCTCATCTGGTTTTATTCTTTGGCTTGGAGTCTGGCTCCTCTCGTAGGCTGGAGTAAGTAGGAAAATGTACAGCTTTGAGAAAATATCACCTTATTACTCATTTTTTTACTGTAGCACACATAGTTTGTTTACCAGCTCAGCCAATCTGACAAAGGTTATTTGAACATATTGCaaatttaatcataaaattttCATTACTGTCacacaaattttaaagaaaagactATCATGATTCTGCTTATTATCTTGCTACACTATGCAGACACATTGTCTGCTGTAATGAAAGTTGCTCCACTTACTAAAATTTTGAAATGATATCATCCaacttattttctaattaatcTCCCAGTTAAATGGACCTAATaagatatttaatattaatatctaGAAAGTCAGTTACTCCTGAAATATGGAAAACATAATAATCAGACACTGAAACTCAGCAAAATTAATATACCTTCCTGATGCACATAAACAATGAATTTCACACCTTTTATCCCAATACACACTGTGTGAGATAAGAGAGCATCAAAATTAACATACATACAGTAACAGGATTCAATGAATAGCAGctttaggaaaaaataaatattcaaatcgCATTAAACCGACAAAACTGACTCTAGTAGAAATGAAGATGCTCTACTAATAACATATAGACTTAAAGAAATCAGTACATGTGCATGTTTACCTGTTTACAAAAACtctttagaaaaatgttgtatCTAACAGATGGTAATTCATCTACCTAAAGGAACACAATCAGATTGATCTTGCTTTCTCTGAACATTAATCTGGTGCTCCTTTAACCCTGTAGGCTCCTATATTCCAGAGGGACTGATGACATCTTGCACATGGGATTATGTTACATATACAACAGCTAATAGGAGCTACACCATGATGCTctgctgttttgtcttttttatacCACTGGGAATCATCTTTTTCTGCTATCTTCGAATGTTTCTATCTATCCGAAAGACTGGCAGGTACTGTAACATAAATATGCTCACAGAcatgtttattcattgtaaaaaaaaaaaaaaagacgaagaTAATCACAAAAACTacctacattttcatttaactgCTTATTTTGTCCTTCATTTACAGGGAGGTTGAACGTTTGGGCACTCAGGTCAGAAAAACCACTCTTATCCAACAAAGGTCCATCAGGAGTGAGTGGAAATTGGCAAAGATTGCCTTTGTTGTCGTTGTGGTGTATGTCCTCTCCTGGTCACCGTACGCCTGTGTCACATTGATTTCTTGGGCTGGGTAAGATCAAtttatggattttttaaaaaggttttggagCTGTAGGGAATGAATTTTTCACAATAGTCAACCAATTTCACATATATGTTATTTAGGAGACTAGTAAGGAAAATGTTcagtagatttaaaaacaaaggcaGTTGCCATGGATGCAAATCTTTTATCAAAAGTGAAAGTAGAAATTAATGTTGCATTGCAATGTCTGGGATTGCATATACTCCACACACGAACGAAAGAAAAAcagtcaacattttttatttattttttatctaagATATTAAAGTACAGTGCAAGAGATTTTCCAATAATTCCTGCTTATATTAGAGGAACAGAGCTGcaatgtaatatatatataatccaCAACATCATAAGACTGTTTTTGAGTCACTTGTAATGAACAGCTATATTGCATGCaaagccagtttttttttaaaatacattaatctTGCTGGTAACACTTATGAGAGAGCATTCTATAATTATAGAAGACAATATTACATATTCTTAATATTGAAATAACAACATGTTGGATTCACAGAGACAACTTTTCAGTCTTCAACAATGAAACCAAAGcagagaatatatttttaacagcaaaagAGGAAGATGTATTGTAGTGCAAGAACATATTAAGACATCCATTACAGAGATTACAAAAATCAATTGTCACAGGCATTTTGCTAAGAATTATTTTACTGGGACTGAAGGCGATTTCTGAAGCAGGTTTTTGATGAGTCATTACATGCTACCGTGTCACCAGGAAGCAAAGTACATCTTGATGAAACATGAGACAAGTTGAAGATTTTGAATCTGCACATTTGTCCTCTTATTCTCAACCCAGCCTTCAGTAAGCCTCTTGTATCTTTGGTTAAAGGCTGGATTAAAATGAAGTTGTTTTAGTCTGaaatcacatcttttttttctcggTTATTCTCTGGGTATGGTGGCCAatgcatgcaaacacacaaacacatctaaGCACTTGAGCAAACATGACCAGATGGATTTAAGCAACCGTCCCTAGCAGATGGCAGTAGTTAATCTCTACCCAGATATGACCTCTCATTGTgtcacaaaactgaaaaatcagAGGGATCTCTGAGTTTTGATGTGATATTATattataaagcaaaacaaacagctgcatATAGCTAAATGAACTAGAATTATGCTTGTATTGCACAGAGAGaaagtttaaatgtgttttcttttgtctcatTCAGCTATGCCAACATTTTATCGCCATACTCCAAGGCCGTCCCTGCAGTCATTGCAAAGGCATCAACGATCTATAACCCAATTATCTATGCCATTATACACAACAAATACAGGTAACCAGTAAAGAGGCTTTGTTATTGCCTGCCCTTTTATATGCTTATTGTTACAGGATTGCTAAAATTGTCATTTTCTCACTCTAGAATGGCTAGACACAAGTGTGAAAAGACACCCACATTAAATCAGCCTCcagttttaggtcagttaggattaccaaaataatttttatgtggTAAATGTTACTTAAATAGATGAGATCATTTTTTGTATCTgaaaagaatgaaatattttggtacctttccacaagcttctcacaatagtttACTGAAATTCTGGCCCCTTCCTCCTGCAGAACTGGTGTAAACGAGtcaggtttttaaaattcttGTGGGGACTGAATTTTGTTGTGGCTCCCACAAAATTTCATTAATTGACTAATGATAATTATTAGAGATAAGTGACCTAAccgtcatgtttttggacagtgggaggaagccagagtagaTGGGAAAAATACCCACACAGGTAGAATATGCAAACTCCAGGTAGAAAGACCCTCagccaggatttgaacccaagACCAATTGTTGATGCATTGCATCTCCTTCTTCAGCAGCATGAGGTCTTAACCTTTTTGTAGAGTTGATGTTTGTGTAATCTTTTGAACAGATGAACTTTGAGTCCTTAGGAATCTGGAAAATATACCCTACAATGAACCAAACTTGTTAAGGTCCACAATATCTTAATTGATTTCTTGAGAGTTTCCCATGAAGTCACAGAGGGAAGCTGTGTCTGTGGTAATGTCCTAAATAAATCCACAGaatgcacatttttaacatATACATGGTGTGAATTAGATTCCTACAAAATCATTACATCAGCAGCCAAGCTTTCCAAAATTGCTCAAAGATATAGTAGTTTTATCTAAATGTATGTACATTtctgacttaaaagaaaataaagaatagtTTAGAAATTCTCTCATCATTTTGATAATCACAAATGactaaaaatagatttttttcacttgcataagtgagagagagagaaaaaggctAACTTTAATTGTATATACTGCACACAATATCTAGTTTCGACACCATGTACCtaatgtatgtatatatgtattcTCACACTCAACAGGATGACTCTGGCAGAAAAGGTGCCCTGtctgtggtttttgtttccGGCTCCCAGAAAGGAATGCCTGTCCTACTCCATCAGTGAATCCTCTATGAGGGACTCCATCATCAGCAGACAGTCCAACGCTTCACGCACTCATTTTATTAATGCTATGCCCAAACGCTTTGATACGGTAATGATGCACACATTTCTACATTTGCCCACAGTTATGAGTTTTATTGCCTTTAATCTGAAAGAACTATGACAAATATCATTTagcatgcttttttttaaagcaatttccATTGTCTTTGCCACTTGATTGCAAGACTTTCATGActgtacttaattttttttctattttgtacTAAAAGATACTTTTGGTATCTTTTTACAGCTGTTTTTACTAAGCACATGCACTATTTTTCCAAAGCTTAAGTAGAAGCAAACCTTTTGACAATTTTTAACAGATGTTGAAGGATATGGAGATGGAACATCTGGGGAGGAAATCAGGAGGTTCCTTCAGAAACATGTCATCATACAGGCAGTCGGACAGAGGCAGGTCCTATAAGAGGCCatcagagcagaaaataaataaatacacatcaGAGAAGGTGAGATAATGCAATTCATTCAGttattactttgttttggttattaTTGCTCTAGCAAAACTCAAATCTAAcacataatttttctttattatgtcCATATGTACAGCAACCACCTACTATGAGTGATCCACTTAGCACCTGCGACCCTGACCTGGTTTCCAGCTCTCTGACTATTGCTACTCTACCTTTACTTGTTCTTACCAGGAGGCGCAGTGAGAGTGCAACCGATGAGATTTCAAACACATGCAATGATAAAAGCAACATCAGGGATCGACTGCACAGCCAGAAGAGCAGCTCTTTTGATTCCCTGAATCTTGGGAAAAAACCCTACCCTGAACCAAAGTCTCCCCAGGGTGTTCCTCGCATAATTGTCATCAGTCCCACCTCTGAAAGCAGCATCATCAGCTCCAATAGTGTCCGATTCGAAGATAATATTGAAGCAATGGAAAACAATGTCTTTGTCAGTCTGAACTTTTCAACAGAAGTATTTGAGGCAGTGAAACTACTCTCTTGACCAGATGGAAATATGCATGCTTTGGATTATCAAATGGACAGAGGTCAACATCCCATACCAAGCAGCATGTTGAATTGTCCTGCTTGTGACTTTTACCACAGAAACGGCAGAGCAGAAGAAAATCTGTGAGATTAAGCACGAAAAAGTTCTCTGGCTTGGAAAGATTTATGTAAAAGACGTTTCGCCTTTGCATACAAGGCGTTTTTTTGAGTtctcacacacagaaaaacaactgtattttttttcaaagcttgaTGTGCCACACAAAAAGCTTATCTGCACTGAAAAAATCCTCAATATATTCTCCTactattttttaatgaaatcagACAATGGAGCAGAAATGCTGAAAATCAGACAAGAGTGGAGATATAGAgatacaatatttttgtttccctttaCTCCTTAAAATCAATAAGAAATTGAAGGAAAGCAAAACAATATCATGTTCTAACTGTGTCTTTGAAGCTCAGATATTCATTTTTTATCTTGTGCTAGCTTCTTTAGGCCACATGGACCAGATTTATACTGGCAACAATTCAGCAGTGTAATGAAAAGTGAAGCAGTTCAAACCCTCAGGAAAGGTAGGTTATCTCCCATAACACCATGATATTTCTCTCCATGCTCACTCTTCTGATGCTGCTCTGTTGTAGTTGGTCATTCCAAAACAGTGGCAACAATGTAAATCATTTGAGGTGTAATTTGTTGAGATGTAAGTTCATCTCAGCAAATCAGAAGCACatcaaaatgtcattatttcatAACTGGGATTGAATTGTAATGTAGGTAATAGAATATTAACCTGTCTGAGCTGGAATAAATTCAATACATACATATTTCTGTATATGAACTGGATTTTTTATATTGGCCAATATTGGCCAGTACAAGACTGGTAACATCCTACAAGAAAGGTAAATATCAAAATGTCCTTGTTAAAGAACTTGGTCGTTTATATATTTGTGGATCCAAATATATTGATAGGAACTTGCGtggaagacaaaaatatttaaaaaatgcaagacCCAGTTGGTAATGATATTAATAAGCTGCCTAGGGTGGGatttactgtttttgtaaaatacacaGCAAATTATTGGCTTCCTTTCTCATCAGCAcgtctgaaatatttttaattgtttttcgcCAAAAGATCAAGGCTGCTAG
The genomic region above belongs to Xiphophorus maculatus strain JP 163 A chromosome 12, X_maculatus-5.0-male, whole genome shotgun sequence and contains:
- the LOC102237838 gene encoding melanopsin-A-like, with product MEPEEAHSKRSLYSKVDVPDHAHYVVAFFVFVIGTLGITGNTLVMFAFYSNKKLRKLPNYFIMNLAVSDFLMAFTQSPIFFVNCLYKEWMFGDIGCKVYAFCGALFGISSMINLLAISIERYLAITRPLQTMQWGSKRRTIFAIFLIWFYSLAWSLAPLVGWSSYIPEGLMTSCTWDYVTYTTANRSYTMMLCCFVFFIPLGIIFFCYLRMFLSIRKTGREVERLGTQVRKTTLIQQRSIRSEWKLAKIAFVVVVVYVLSWSPYACVTLISWAGYANILSPYSKAVPAVIAKASTIYNPIIYAIIHNKYRMTLAEKVPCLWFLFPAPRKECLSYSISESSMRDSIISRQSNASRTHFINAMPKRFDTMLKDMEMEHLGRKSGGSFRNMSSYRQSDRGRSYKRPSEQKINKYTSEKQPPTMSDPLSTCDPDLVSSSLTIATLPLLVLTRRRSESATDEISNTCNDKSNIRDRLHSQKSSSFDSLNLGKKPYPEPKSPQGVPRIIVISPTSESSIISSNSVRFEDNIEAMENNVFVSLNFSTEVFEAVKLLS